Proteins from one Bacteroides zhangwenhongii genomic window:
- a CDS encoding helix-turn-helix domain-containing protein has product MDTYKIERLFHLLMERLDRHEKILDDLLYRSQRQAAGQEEGTECKLYNGERLYDNQDLCLMLQVSKRSLQRYRTLGILPYLMLRQKTYYKESDVEKFLSEHIDCFQKEKMADYKARIR; this is encoded by the coding sequence ATGGATACGTACAAGATAGAGCGGCTGTTCCACCTCCTCATGGAGCGGCTCGACAGACACGAGAAGATACTCGACGATCTGCTATACCGCAGCCAGCGACAGGCGGCAGGTCAGGAGGAAGGTACGGAGTGTAAGCTGTACAACGGCGAACGCCTCTACGACAATCAGGACCTCTGCTTGATGCTGCAGGTGAGCAAGCGGTCGCTGCAACGCTACCGCACGTTAGGCATCTTGCCCTACCTCATGCTCCGGCAGAAGACCTACTACAAGGAGTCGGACGTGGAGAAGTTCCTCTCGGAGCATATCGACTGTTTCCAGAAAGAGAAGATGGCGGACTACAAGGCCCGCATCCGATAA
- a CDS encoding helix-turn-helix domain-containing protein yields the protein MNVIMMESAAFQELVGHIEKIAEHIRRYEDRLTVQPQERWLTSKDVTALLGISLRTLQRYRDEGRIPFSLMGRTCRYRLTDVERMMKECSMSGNAERIGELHRQYMVRTGKKT from the coding sequence ATGAACGTAATAATGATGGAAAGTGCCGCCTTTCAGGAACTGGTCGGGCACATTGAGAAGATAGCGGAGCACATCCGCAGGTATGAGGACAGACTGACCGTTCAACCACAGGAACGGTGGCTGACCAGCAAGGATGTGACCGCCCTGCTCGGTATCAGCCTGCGCACCCTGCAACGCTATCGTGACGAGGGGCGCATCCCCTTCTCGCTGATGGGGCGTACCTGCCGCTACCGCCTCACGGATGTGGAGCGCATGATGAAGGAGTGCTCCATGAGCGGCAACGCAGAGCGCATCGGTGAGCTGCACAGACAGTATATGGTAAGGACTGGCAAGAAAACATAA
- a CDS encoding helix-turn-helix domain-containing protein, with protein MEVVIIERKAFEALMADVSSLTEKVNRLCGRESDRRMAKWMDNEEVCRLLRLSPRTLQTMRDKGLIACSQIGKKFYYRREDVESLVTNSKESSL; from the coding sequence ATGGAAGTAGTAATCATTGAAAGAAAGGCGTTCGAGGCACTGATGGCGGATGTCTCGTCGCTGACGGAGAAGGTGAACCGTCTGTGCGGTCGTGAGAGCGACAGGCGCATGGCGAAGTGGATGGACAACGAGGAGGTGTGCAGGCTGCTGCGCCTCAGTCCGAGAACCTTGCAAACAATGCGGGACAAGGGCTTGATTGCCTGCTCGCAGATTGGCAAGAAGTTCTACTACCGCAGGGAGGACGTGGAAAGCCTCGTCACTAATAGTAAGGAGAGCAGCCTATGA
- a CDS encoding helix-turn-helix domain-containing protein: protein MLLSLKNSHRRINRFLQDYTPPLNGDRYLTDKEVAEALKVSRRTLQNLRNNRVLPFILLGGKALYREYDIQRLLEANYRRADV from the coding sequence ATGCTCCTCTCGCTGAAAAACAGCCATCGCAGGATAAACCGTTTCCTGCAGGACTATACCCCTCCGCTGAACGGTGACCGTTACCTGACGGACAAGGAGGTGGCGGAAGCATTGAAGGTGAGCCGCCGCACCTTGCAGAACCTGCGCAACAACCGTGTACTGCCGTTCATTCTGCTTGGCGGCAAGGCTCTCTATCGGGAGTATGACATACAGCGGTTGCTGGAGGCTAACTACCGAAGGGCGGATGTTTAG
- a CDS encoding RhuM protein yields MRRTIRIDEHGHVRMEGNPQEEVWMTLAEIADLFNLTAATIGREIKAIRKTGVLVDYEVCKYIRKADGCSVDIYHWDIIVALAYRINTFYAHAFREWLKETATKEKDKEAHQAIFIPLWPFGNN; encoded by the coding sequence ATGAGAAGAACTATCAGAATAGACGAGCACGGCCACGTGCGCATGGAGGGCAACCCGCAGGAAGAAGTATGGATGACCCTCGCAGAGATAGCCGATCTGTTCAACCTCACTGCCGCCACCATAGGCCGGGAGATAAAGGCCATCCGCAAGACGGGTGTGCTGGTGGACTATGAGGTGTGCAAATATATCCGCAAGGCGGACGGCTGTTCCGTGGACATCTACCACTGGGACATCATCGTCGCCTTGGCCTATCGGATAAACACCTTCTATGCTCACGCCTTCCGCGAGTGGCTGAAAGAGACAGCTACGAAAGAAAAGGATAAAGAGGCGCACCAAGCCATCTTCATTCCCCTGTGGCCTTTCGGGAATAACTGA
- a CDS encoding site-specific integrase, producing the protein MSRSTFRVLFYLKRNAPKKNGMIPVMCRITVNGKVSQFSSKLDVEEKMWNVELGKLTGRSLVAQEGNRMLDKIRLGINKAYQEVCDTDGYVTAEKVRNAYLGLGQNHKTLLAVFKQHNEDYAKQVGKMKSERSYWKYRVVYNHLTEFIKQRYKMSDIALRELTPAFITDFELFLRTEKNHCTNTVWSYMMPFRSIIFTAINNGWLERDPFYAYHITKEETKRGFLPKEEITALINGTFKKKSYELIRDLFIFCCFTGLSWRDMYNLTEENLQTSFDGHLWIKTNRQKTGVESNIRLLDVPKHIIEKYSGMAEDGRLLPVPCYGNCKNGIKAIAKLCGINKNVTWHQSRHSYATTICLSNGVPIETLSKMMGHTSIRSTQIYAKITAEKVSNDMECLSKQIESMEQFICQTI; encoded by the coding sequence ATGAGCAGAAGCACTTTCAGGGTGTTGTTCTACCTCAAGCGCAACGCGCCGAAAAAGAACGGAATGATTCCCGTGATGTGCCGCATCACGGTGAACGGAAAGGTATCACAGTTCAGCAGCAAGTTGGACGTGGAAGAAAAGATGTGGAACGTGGAGCTGGGCAAACTGACAGGCCGCAGCCTCGTGGCACAGGAGGGCAACCGTATGCTGGACAAGATACGGCTTGGCATCAACAAGGCGTATCAGGAGGTGTGCGACACCGACGGATATGTCACTGCGGAAAAGGTGCGCAACGCTTACTTAGGTCTGGGACAGAACCACAAGACCCTGCTTGCCGTGTTCAAGCAGCACAACGAGGACTATGCGAAACAGGTGGGCAAGATGAAGAGCGAGCGCAGCTACTGGAAATACCGCGTGGTATATAACCACCTGACGGAGTTCATCAAGCAACGCTACAAGATGAGCGACATCGCCCTGCGTGAGCTGACACCCGCCTTCATCACCGACTTCGAGCTGTTCCTCCGCACGGAGAAGAACCACTGCACCAACACCGTGTGGTCATACATGATGCCCTTCCGCAGCATCATCTTCACCGCCATCAACAACGGCTGGCTGGAGCGTGATCCCTTCTATGCCTACCACATCACGAAGGAAGAGACCAAGCGCGGCTTCCTGCCCAAGGAGGAGATTACGGCACTCATCAACGGCACGTTCAAGAAGAAAAGCTATGAACTTATCCGGGACCTCTTCATCTTCTGCTGCTTCACGGGACTGAGCTGGCGGGACATGTACAACCTGACGGAAGAGAACCTGCAGACCTCCTTCGACGGCCACCTGTGGATAAAGACCAACCGCCAGAAGACTGGCGTGGAGTCGAACATCCGCCTGCTCGACGTGCCCAAGCACATCATCGAGAAGTACAGCGGCATGGCAGAAGACGGACGGCTGTTGCCCGTCCCATGTTATGGGAACTGCAAGAACGGCATCAAGGCGATAGCCAAACTTTGCGGCATCAACAAGAACGTCACATGGCACCAGAGCCGCCACTCGTATGCCACCACCATCTGCCTCTCCAACGGTGTGCCGATTGAGACCCTGTCGAAGATGATGGGCCATACCAGCATCCGCAGCACGCAGATTTATGCGAAGATTACCGCCGAGAAGGTAAGCAACGACATGGAATGCCTGTCCAAGCAGATAGAGTCCATGGAGCAGTTCATTTGTCAGACCATCTAA
- a CDS encoding nuclear receptor-binding factor 2, which yields MEVSLNKESDSLYVIQLDTDRPSHSTWELPYPVYQFDYGDITGNGVPEIIVGVIKPTRFDPKPDKRLFIYRIADETYIRPLWLGSRVAQPLEDFRIIREETPTRIRTLERERSGKFLVAEYIWRGFGLDFKRYLKREVKKQEAIHILKH from the coding sequence ATGGAAGTGTCTCTGAATAAAGAGTCCGACTCACTTTATGTTATCCAGCTGGACACGGATCGTCCCAGTCATTCCACCTGGGAATTGCCCTACCCTGTCTATCAATTTGATTATGGAGATATTACAGGAAACGGAGTTCCCGAAATCATTGTCGGAGTTATCAAACCGACAAGATTTGATCCCAAACCGGACAAACGGTTATTTATCTACCGGATTGCAGATGAAACTTATATCCGTCCGCTTTGGTTAGGGTCAAGGGTAGCACAACCATTGGAAGACTTCAGAATAATCCGTGAAGAGACTCCCACACGGATACGGACTCTAGAACGGGAACGCAGTGGGAAGTTTCTAGTCGCAGAATACATCTGGAGAGGATTCGGTCTGGATTTCAAGCGATACTTAAAACGGGAGGTTAAAAAACAGGAAGCCATACATATCCTCAAACATTAG
- a CDS encoding DUF3160 domain-containing protein produces the protein MKRLLLFTCILLFILCGCKNKNKNNQIMPAVSAQTDTITNPVSSLLTDTVLPQSIDLKQDISHLSFQELRLLRSYPYAIHGYHFMEADINAFFSANTKWYNNLVNDIYWDAEEGKVKFAESYEEVNLTPEEKAFVDRIDARMTELRQQQFIQRDSYYLGNTNNIVNLFQFKDIDKEILEKLQQNNFVITKGNNLQLFHAYEENDYRQVPNFITTDLYLQAFHMYFSYILKSLEKQHIIPTLEMLCRSFNATCIKLAEQTEDESLKDMAEHAATFYAIPYYLLTNKTLTVPSKYETEYQEEIEHINKQEDNFSDFLSYKDAYFPYSLFKPRGHYTREPQLQAYFKAMMWMQTACFCREQQEQLKRSIFQAAVLCTYKSIDQTPLIKLYQHIYTPLTFLMGEADNLSIFDIARILEKNNAIHIEDALTAGQIEKVNQALIGLAKHKNNIKPQIEITCRDKINFMPQRYLSDNEVIQKLVDVNPNSQRAYPKGLDVFAAFGTGTAESLLIDFYKEPNNWSEYSKELQQLKDKFKTSKSTQLSVYELWMKSLLTMQQTDKNNPGFMQTPEWGYKNLNTALASWAELKHDAILYGEQPMAAECGGAGPPDPIVVGYVEPNLPFWRKMENILQATRLILQQNDCMTDDLKGKTDQLNDYVTFLIQVTEKELRGEKLTEPEYRTLEYMGSSIEYFTLSVVDPDLHLDDWSLVQGPDKSIAIVADIYTRNIRGCNKNGILHVATGNANNIYVVIEIEGNLYLTRGATFSYYEFVQPLGTRLTDEEWQKMLEEKKAPAVPEWMKSILIEKEPHVDERVFYSSGC, from the coding sequence ATGAAACGACTATTATTATTCACCTGTATACTATTGTTCATTCTCTGCGGATGCAAGAATAAAAACAAAAACAACCAAATCATGCCCGCTGTATCTGCACAAACAGATACAATTACCAATCCCGTTTCCTCGCTGTTGACTGATACGGTACTACCTCAGTCCATTGATTTAAAGCAGGATATCAGCCATCTTTCTTTTCAGGAACTACGGTTATTACGCAGTTATCCGTATGCCATACATGGCTATCATTTTATGGAAGCGGATATCAATGCTTTTTTCTCAGCCAATACCAAATGGTATAACAATTTAGTCAATGATATATATTGGGATGCAGAAGAAGGAAAAGTAAAGTTTGCAGAAAGCTATGAAGAGGTCAACCTGACACCTGAAGAAAAAGCCTTTGTCGACCGTATTGATGCACGTATGACAGAACTACGCCAGCAACAATTCATACAACGGGATTCCTATTACCTGGGAAATACAAATAACATCGTCAACTTGTTCCAATTTAAGGATATAGACAAAGAAATATTGGAGAAACTACAACAGAACAACTTTGTCATCACAAAAGGAAATAACCTGCAACTCTTTCATGCCTACGAAGAAAACGACTACCGCCAAGTACCTAATTTTATTACTACCGACCTGTATCTGCAAGCATTCCACATGTATTTCTCTTATATCCTAAAGAGTCTGGAAAAGCAACATATCATTCCTACACTCGAAATGCTATGCCGTTCTTTCAATGCAACCTGCATCAAGCTGGCCGAACAAACGGAGGACGAATCCCTGAAAGATATGGCTGAACACGCAGCAACCTTCTATGCCATCCCTTATTATCTGCTGACCAATAAGACGCTTACCGTTCCCTCCAAATATGAAACAGAATATCAGGAAGAAATAGAGCACATTAATAAACAGGAAGATAACTTTTCTGACTTTCTTTCATACAAAGATGCATATTTCCCGTATAGCCTTTTCAAGCCTCGTGGACATTACACGCGAGAACCGCAATTACAAGCATATTTCAAAGCAATGATGTGGATGCAAACTGCCTGCTTTTGCAGGGAGCAACAGGAACAATTGAAACGTTCCATTTTTCAAGCTGCCGTACTTTGTACTTACAAAAGTATAGACCAGACACCACTGATAAAGTTATATCAACATATCTATACCCCACTCACATTCCTAATGGGGGAAGCTGACAACCTATCCATCTTTGATATCGCCCGAATTTTGGAAAAGAATAATGCCATACATATTGAAGACGCACTGACAGCCGGACAAATAGAGAAAGTGAATCAGGCTCTCATTGGATTGGCAAAACATAAAAACAACATAAAGCCTCAGATAGAAATCACTTGCCGGGATAAAATAAACTTTATGCCACAACGGTATCTATCTGACAATGAAGTAATTCAAAAGTTAGTTGATGTCAATCCCAATAGCCAACGAGCCTACCCGAAAGGCTTGGATGTATTCGCAGCCTTTGGCACAGGTACTGCTGAAAGTTTGTTGATTGATTTTTATAAAGAGCCTAATAACTGGAGCGAATATTCCAAAGAATTACAACAACTAAAGGATAAATTCAAAACAAGTAAATCCACACAACTCTCTGTCTACGAACTATGGATGAAGAGTTTGCTCACCATGCAACAAACGGACAAAAATAATCCGGGATTCATGCAAACTCCTGAATGGGGATACAAGAATCTGAATACAGCTTTGGCTTCTTGGGCAGAGTTAAAACACGATGCCATACTTTATGGAGAACAGCCAATGGCTGCTGAATGTGGAGGTGCCGGACCTCCCGATCCAATCGTTGTAGGATATGTAGAACCTAATCTACCTTTCTGGAGGAAAATGGAGAACATTCTCCAAGCCACCCGACTAATCCTGCAACAGAACGATTGTATGACCGATGACCTGAAAGGAAAAACCGATCAATTGAATGACTACGTCACCTTCCTTATTCAAGTAACAGAAAAAGAACTGAGAGGAGAGAAACTGACAGAACCGGAATACCGGACACTGGAATATATGGGTAGCAGTATTGAGTATTTCACTTTATCTGTGGTTGACCCAGATTTGCATCTGGATGATTGGTCATTAGTACAAGGTCCGGACAAGTCGATAGCCATAGTAGCCGATATTTATACCCGCAATATAAGGGGTTGTAACAAGAATGGAATACTACATGTAGCGACAGGAAATGCCAACAATATTTATGTCGTAATAGAAATAGAAGGCAATCTCTACTTGACTCGTGGGGCGACCTTCAGCTATTACGAGTTTGTCCAGCCACTAGGCACAAGGCTTACCGATGAAGAATGGCAAAAAATGCTGGAAGAAAAGAAAGCACCCGCCGTACCGGAGTGGATGAAGAGTATCCTAATAGAGAAGGAGCCTCATGTAGATGAAAGAGTTTTTTATAGTTCCGGTTGTTAA
- a CDS encoding CapA family protein, protein MNFYQISRITAGIGIIFLMLAACQQPSEECLSIAFTGDVLLDRGVRQQIRKKGVEHLFESVTPLFRSVDATVINLECPITSVRSPLHKKYIFRAEPIWATALSQAGITHAAMANNHTIDQGRNGLTDTNQYLLSSGITPVGYGDTSPQSCRPVLIKKGKIEVALYNSVALPLENWVYLENSPGICQQPIEELKEEITNFKRQNPKSYIVVILHWGVEYQPLPTLVQRKGAHSLIRAGADAIIGHHPHIIQKEEYYDGKPIFYSLGNFVFDQHKPETTQSLIVQLNFTTTECNVQLHPVVINHCKPELQ, encoded by the coding sequence ATGAACTTTTATCAGATAAGCCGAATCACAGCTGGCATTGGAATCATATTCCTAATGCTGGCTGCCTGTCAACAGCCTTCAGAAGAATGTCTGTCTATCGCTTTCACAGGAGACGTCCTTTTGGACAGGGGAGTACGCCAACAAATCCGGAAAAAAGGTGTCGAACACTTATTTGAATCAGTCACACCACTGTTCCGCTCCGTAGATGCAACAGTTATCAATCTAGAGTGCCCTATTACCTCCGTTCGTTCACCACTGCACAAGAAATATATCTTCCGCGCTGAACCAATATGGGCAACAGCTCTATCCCAAGCCGGTATTACTCACGCTGCTATGGCAAATAATCATACAATAGATCAAGGACGAAACGGATTGACAGACACCAATCAATATCTCTTATCCTCCGGAATTACTCCGGTAGGCTACGGAGATACTTCCCCACAAAGTTGCCGACCTGTTCTTATTAAGAAAGGAAAGATAGAAGTGGCACTTTATAACTCCGTTGCACTTCCTTTGGAAAATTGGGTATATCTGGAAAACAGTCCCGGTATCTGTCAGCAGCCGATAGAGGAACTGAAAGAAGAAATCACAAACTTCAAACGGCAGAATCCCAAAAGTTACATAGTCGTTATTCTTCATTGGGGAGTAGAATATCAGCCCCTCCCTACCCTTGTCCAAAGAAAAGGTGCACACTCGCTCATTCGCGCCGGAGCGGATGCAATCATCGGGCACCATCCTCATATCATTCAAAAAGAGGAATATTACGATGGCAAACCAATCTTTTACAGTTTGGGGAATTTCGTATTCGACCAGCACAAACCGGAAACTACGCAAAGTTTAATTGTACAACTAAACTTTACAACCACAGAATGCAATGTCCAACTTCATCCTGTGGTTATTAATCATTGCAAACCGGAACTCCAATAG
- a CDS encoding potassium channel family protein, protein MKYIIIGLGNYGHVLAEELSALGHEIIGADISESRVDAIKDKVATAFVIDATDEQSLSVLPLNSVDVVIVAIGENFGASVRVVALLKQKKVARIYARAIDGVHKAVLEAFNLEKILTPEEDAARNLVQLLDFGTNMEGFRIDSEYYVVKFTVPKKFVGYFVNELNLDGEFHLKLIGLKRADKITNCLGISLTELHVKNNLPEDEKVNEGDELVCYGKYRDFQAFWKAI, encoded by the coding sequence ATGAAGTATATTATTATTGGTTTAGGGAATTATGGTCATGTGTTGGCAGAAGAGTTGTCTGCATTGGGACATGAAATTATTGGTGCGGATATCAGCGAAAGCCGTGTGGACGCAATCAAAGATAAGGTGGCTACTGCTTTTGTAATTGACGCGACGGACGAACAATCTTTGTCGGTACTTCCGCTGAATAGTGTGGATGTGGTGATTGTGGCGATTGGCGAAAACTTCGGTGCGTCTGTGCGGGTAGTGGCCCTGCTGAAACAGAAGAAAGTAGCCCGTATTTATGCCCGTGCAATTGACGGCGTGCATAAGGCGGTATTGGAGGCTTTCAACTTGGAGAAGATTCTGACTCCGGAAGAAGATGCTGCACGTAACTTGGTGCAATTACTTGACTTCGGGACAAATATGGAGGGCTTCCGTATTGACTCGGAATATTATGTAGTGAAGTTTACCGTACCGAAGAAGTTTGTGGGATATTTTGTGAATGAACTGAATCTGGATGGAGAGTTTCATTTAAAACTTATCGGGCTGAAACGTGCGGATAAAATAACCAATTGTTTGGGGATCTCCCTGACAGAGCTTCATGTGAAAAACAATTTGCCGGAGGATGAGAAAGTAAATGAGGGGGACGAATTGGTTTGTTACGGTAAATACCGTGATTTCCAGGCTTTCTGGAAAGCTATCTGA
- a CDS encoding TrkH family potassium uptake protein codes for MKIYHKFLLYQNKLLKPYIRIILGLVEALTYLASLALIVGVIYEHGFPLSVDEIAKIQVLYKAVWIIFLIDVTLHISLEYRSTKKQYRKLAWILSGLLYLTLIPVIFHRPEEEGAILQFWEFLDGKFYHLILLLVFSLLNLSNGLVRLLGRRTNPSLILAVSFLAIILIGTGLLMLPKCTVNGITWVDSLFTATSAVCVTGLVPVDVSTTFTTGGLVVIILLIQIGGLGVMTLTSFFAMFFMGNTSLYNQLVVRDMVSSNSLGSLLSTLLYILGFTLVIEGIGMVSIWFSIHGTLGMNLDEELAFAAFHSISAFCNAGFSTLSGNLGNPMVMTNHNWLFVSVSFLIILGGIGFPILVNFKDIVLYHLRHFWRFIRTRKLERHKVHHLYNLNTKIVLIMTLLLLVIGTLAIAAFEWNASFAGMPVADKWTQAFFNATCPRTAGFSSVDLASLSVQTLLVYLVLMWIGGGAQSTAGGVKVNAFAVVVLNLVAVLRGTERVEVFGRELSHDSIRRSNATVVMSLSVLFLFIFILSMLEPQASLMALTFECVSALSTVGSSLNLTPSLCDASKLLVALLMFIGRVGLITLMLGIVKQKKNTKYRYPSDNIIIN; via the coding sequence ATGAAGATTTATCATAAATTCCTGTTATATCAGAACAAACTGCTAAAACCTTATATACGAATTATACTGGGCTTAGTGGAGGCTTTAACTTATTTAGCGTCTCTTGCGCTAATTGTCGGAGTGATTTATGAACACGGCTTTCCGTTGTCGGTAGATGAGATTGCGAAAATACAAGTTCTGTATAAGGCTGTATGGATCATCTTTCTGATTGATGTAACGTTGCATATTTCGCTTGAATATAGGAGCACTAAAAAGCAATATCGGAAATTGGCCTGGATATTGAGCGGGTTGTTGTACCTGACTTTGATACCTGTCATTTTCCATCGTCCGGAGGAGGAAGGAGCTATCTTGCAGTTCTGGGAGTTCTTGGATGGCAAATTTTACCATTTGATATTATTGCTGGTCTTTTCTTTATTGAATCTGTCAAACGGATTGGTACGTCTGTTGGGACGGCGTACCAACCCGTCTTTGATATTGGCAGTCAGTTTTCTGGCTATTATTCTTATTGGCACGGGATTATTGATGTTGCCAAAGTGTACGGTGAATGGCATTACTTGGGTTGATTCGCTGTTTACGGCTACGAGTGCGGTGTGTGTGACGGGGCTAGTACCGGTGGATGTATCGACTACATTTACGACAGGAGGGCTCGTTGTCATAATCTTGCTGATTCAAATCGGTGGTTTGGGAGTGATGACATTAACGAGTTTCTTTGCGATGTTCTTTATGGGAAATACCTCTCTTTATAATCAGTTGGTTGTCCGGGATATGGTCAGTTCCAATTCATTGGGTTCTTTGTTGTCTACCTTATTATATATATTGGGCTTTACATTGGTGATTGAAGGAATCGGCATGGTCTCTATCTGGTTCAGTATTCATGGTACGTTGGGGATGAATCTGGATGAGGAACTGGCTTTTGCTGCTTTTCATTCCATTTCGGCTTTCTGTAATGCCGGGTTCTCTACGCTTTCCGGCAATTTGGGGAATCCGATGGTGATGACCAATCATAACTGGTTGTTTGTCTCTGTTTCCTTTTTGATTATTCTGGGTGGGATCGGTTTCCCTATTTTGGTTAACTTCAAGGATATCGTTCTATATCATCTACGTCATTTCTGGAGGTTTATCCGTACCCGTAAGTTGGAAAGGCACAAGGTGCATCATCTTTATAATTTGAATACGAAGATTGTGTTGATAATGACTTTGCTGCTTTTGGTAATCGGTACATTGGCGATTGCCGCTTTCGAATGGAATGCTTCGTTTGCGGGGATGCCTGTTGCGGATAAATGGACGCAGGCATTCTTTAATGCCACTTGTCCGCGAACCGCCGGTTTCAGCAGTGTCGATTTGGCCTCTCTGAGTGTACAGACGTTGTTGGTTTATCTGGTGTTGATGTGGATTGGAGGTGGGGCGCAGTCTACTGCCGGTGGTGTCAAAGTGAATGCCTTTGCGGTAGTCGTTCTCAATCTCGTAGCTGTGTTGCGCGGTACGGAGCGTGTCGAGGTGTTTGGTAGGGAGTTGTCTCATGATTCTATCCGGCGTTCCAATGCGACAGTGGTTATGTCATTGAGTGTACTATTTCTTTTTATTTTTATCTTGAGTATGCTCGAACCGCAAGCATCGTTGATGGCATTGACGTTCGAATGTGTTTCGGCGCTTAGCACGGTAGGCTCCAGCTTGAATCTGACTCCGAGTTTGTGTGATGCAAGCAAATTATTGGTAGCGTTATTGATGTTTATCGGTCGCGTGGGCTTGATCACATTAATGCTTGGAATTGTGAAACAGAAAAAGAATACAAAATACCGTTATCCGAGTGATAACATCATCATAAACTAA
- a CDS encoding TrpB-like pyridoxal phosphate-dependent enzyme, with protein sequence MSDKRKRYILPEEEIPHYWYNIQADMVNKPMPPLHPKTKQPLKAEDLYPIFAEELCRQELNQTDAWIEIPEEVREMYKYYRSTPLVRAYGLEKALGTPAHIYFKNESVSPIGSHKLNSALAQAYYCKQEGVTNITTETGAGQWGAALSYAAKVFGLEAAVYQVKISYEQKPYRRSIMQTFGAQVTPSPSMSTRAGKDILTAHPNYQGSLGTAISEAIELAQMTPNCKYTLGSVLSHVTLHQTIIGLEAEKQMEMAGEYPDVVIGCFGGGSNFGGISFPFMRHNILEGKKTRFVAAEPASCPKLTRGKFQYDFGDEAGYTPLLPMFTLGHNFAPAHIHAGGLRYHGAGVIVSQLLKDKLMEAVDIQQLESFEAGCLFAQAEGIIPAPESCHAIAAAIREANQCKETGEEKVILFNLSGHGLIDMASYDKYLAGDLVNYSLTDEDIQKNLDEIGNLEK encoded by the coding sequence ATGAGTGACAAAAGAAAACGGTATATCCTACCAGAAGAAGAAATTCCACATTACTGGTACAACATTCAGGCTGATATGGTAAACAAGCCAATGCCACCGTTGCACCCGAAAACTAAACAACCACTGAAAGCAGAAGATCTCTATCCTATCTTTGCGGAAGAGTTATGCCGCCAGGAATTGAATCAGACCGACGCTTGGATTGAAATACCGGAGGAAGTACGCGAAATGTACAAATATTATCGCAGCACACCGTTAGTCCGTGCATACGGATTGGAAAAAGCACTCGGTACTCCGGCTCATATCTATTTCAAAAACGAAAGTGTAAGTCCCATCGGTTCTCATAAATTGAATTCCGCATTGGCACAGGCATACTATTGCAAGCAGGAAGGCGTAACCAATATCACTACCGAAACAGGTGCCGGACAATGGGGAGCAGCTCTTTCTTATGCGGCAAAAGTATTCGGTTTGGAAGCAGCCGTTTATCAAGTAAAGATCAGTTATGAACAAAAGCCCTACCGTCGTAGCATCATGCAAACGTTTGGAGCACAGGTTACTCCTTCTCCATCCATGTCTACCCGTGCCGGTAAAGATATTCTGACCGCTCACCCCAACTATCAAGGCTCATTAGGAACAGCAATTTCCGAAGCTATCGAATTGGCACAAATGACTCCCAACTGTAAGTACACGCTTGGGTCGGTACTTAGCCACGTCACCCTTCACCAGACAATCATCGGTCTGGAAGCCGAAAAACAAATGGAGATGGCAGGTGAATACCCGGATGTCGTGATCGGATGTTTCGGAGGAGGCTCCAACTTTGGCGGTATCTCTTTCCCGTTCATGCGTCATAACATACTGGAAGGAAAGAAAACCCGCTTTGTGGCAGCCGAACCCGCCTCATGCCCTAAACTGACACGTGGTAAATTCCAATACGACTTCGGTGACGAAGCCGGATATACTCCGCTCCTTCCGATGTTTACATTAGGGCATAATTTCGCTCCGGCACATATCCATGCCGGTGGTCTTCGTTATCATGGCGCAGGTGTGATCGTGTCACAATTGCTCAAAGACAAATTGATGGAAGCGGTAGATATCCAACAGTTGGAATCATTCGAAGCCGGCTGCCTGTTCGCACAAGCAGAAGGTATCATTCCGGCTCCCGAATCCTGCCACGCCATTGCAGCTGCTATTCGTGAAGCCAACCAATGTAAGGAAACAGGAGAAGAGAAAGTTATCCTGTTCAACCTTTCCGGACACGGACTGATCGATATGGCTTCATACGACAAGTATCTGGCAGGTGATTTGGTCAACTATTCATTGACGGATGAAGATATCCAGAAAAATCTGGATGAGATCGGAAATCTAGAAAAGTAA